DNA from Terriglobales bacterium:
TCCCCAACCGATTGATTTCGCACGGGATGCGCGCGCAAGAAAAATCTGCGCCCGAAAGGCGGTTCTGGTATCCTGCCGCCCGCTCTTGAGGAGGATCGCATGTCCCACGCCCGCCGCTGCGTCATGGTCCTGCTGTTGTCCGGCATCGCCTTCGCCCAAACCTCCGCCTCCAAGCCCGCCGCGAAGACGGCGAAGGGCGGCGGCGCCGACCTGCAGGCCACCATCGAGAAGGTGGAGAAAGCGGGCTGGGACGCCTTCCAGAAGCACGACGACAAGACTCTGATGGCGCTTTCCGCGCCCGGCTACACCGCGGTGATCGCCGACCAGAAGCCTCCGCGCGACGCGCAG
Protein-coding regions in this window:
- a CDS encoding nuclear transport factor 2 family protein, whose translation is MSHARRCVMVLLLSGIAFAQTSASKPAAKTAKGGGADLQATIEKVEKAGWDAFQKHDDKTLMALSAPGYTAVIADQKPPRDAQAAAQVSHQIIVHKYSFSDFKVTPLAPDVALATYISSGSATFGNGKPQDFKLAVTEVWVKHGGQWKSLRYHESEIH